The following proteins are co-located in the Candidatus Neptunochlamydia vexilliferae genome:
- the rdgB gene encoding RdgB/HAM1 family non-canonical purine NTP pyrophosphatase — MEIVIASRNLHKIREIRAILKGQYPFDFLSLLDFPDYEPPEETGATFEENAFIKATHAADALKRWVLADDSGLVVPALNDDPGVRSARYAGENATDKENRTKLIKALDGLEESKRIGYYVCAIALSSPDGIQTQVKGMCEGSLILTSRGSQGFGYDPLFLKYDYNKTFAELDEETKNKISHRRKALDKLMPAFEALLQKH, encoded by the coding sequence ATGGAAATTGTTATTGCTTCAAGAAACCTCCACAAAATCCGAGAGATCCGGGCGATCTTAAAAGGGCAATACCCTTTTGACTTCCTCTCTCTTCTCGATTTTCCCGACTACGAACCTCCTGAAGAAACGGGAGCAACCTTTGAGGAAAATGCCTTTATCAAGGCAACCCATGCTGCAGATGCGCTCAAGCGGTGGGTCCTTGCTGATGATTCCGGCCTTGTTGTCCCTGCCCTTAACGATGATCCTGGCGTTCGAAGTGCCCGCTATGCAGGCGAAAATGCAACCGATAAGGAAAACCGTACCAAGCTTATTAAGGCTTTAGATGGCCTTGAAGAAAGTAAGCGGATTGGCTATTACGTTTGCGCTATTGCCCTCTCCTCTCCAGATGGCATCCAAACGCAGGTCAAGGGAATGTGCGAGGGATCTCTTATCCTCACATCCCGGGGAAGCCAAGGATTTGGCTACGACCCCCTCTTTCTTAAGTATGACTATAACAAAACCTTTGCCGAGCTCGATGAGGAAACCAAAAACAAAATTTCTCATCGCAGAAAAGCGCTCGACAAACTCATGCCTGCTTTCGAAGCTCTTCTACAAAAGCACTAG